The following nucleotide sequence is from Pleurocapsa minor HA4230-MV1.
CATTAGAGACTGTTGACCAGTTTTTAAGTTGCGATCGCAACTTAGCTGATTCACTTTGTGCCAGTCGCTGGCGATTTTCTAGAGTTTGAATATCATTAACTAACTTTTGTTGAATTATTTCTGCCGCTTGTTCAATCAAACTAATAATTCTCTGTCTTTCTTCTTTGAGAACTTGAATTTCGGCATTCTGGTCGGAATAAATAGTAGATTTTTGGCTGAGTTTAATGTCAATTTCTCGCAGCTGATTCAGCAGACCTTGATACCTCGGGGTTGCTAAATCAATTGCTGTTGGAGCAGTAGTCGGCTGAGTTGATAGTTCACGTTCTAAATTGCTCAGTTTTAGGCGCATTTGCTGTAATTCGCTGGTTACTCGATCTTGCTCTTGATTGATCAACTGAGTGCGCTCGGCTATTGGCGTGAGAGATACATCAGGATCGATAAAGTTATATTCGTCTCTCAAGCGCTGCATCTTATTTTCTAAGCGCTCAACATCTTTACTGACTTTAGGAATTTGCAAATCTAGGACATCTATTCCTCTTTTGATACCTTCGGAACGGGTATTGGCACTGTAATCTAAATAGGTTTGAGTTAAAGCTTTAATCACGTCCGACACCTGCTGTTTATCAGAATGCTCATAGCTTACCGATAAGACATTTTTTTTGTTTTGGCTATCTCGAATAAATTCCACAGTCAAGTTTTTAACTAACTCTTGATAGTTAAGCTGAGGATATTTTGCCTGCAAAGATTCAACTGCTTTAGACATAGTACTAGGACTTTTAAGGATTTTAAGTTGAATATCGTCAAGCTCAACCTCAGTAATCTTTTCCCGATCTTTAATATAATCGATAGATGTTACTTTGGTTTCTACATTAATTGTTTCTGGTAATAGCTCAAAGCTAGCAACATAAACTGGGGGAAAGAATCTAGGTTTGAAAAAAGCTAAAGCTGTCATTGAAATAGTAATGCTAGCAATAAGAGGCAATCTTCTGACAACCGTAGTAGTTAGGTCAAAATAATTTAAACTTCCTTCAGTATTTTCTACAGTAGGAGAACTTTGAAGATAATAACCTTTTTGATTTTTAAAACTCTGATTCATAGCTTTTATTTATTCTATATTTCAGTACTATTATGTTAATTATTAATACAATTGAATTATATTGATATATTCTATGGCTTTTATTATTCTTTAAAAAGCTATTATTTTGATAGTATTTTTAAAGTTATTACTATAGTAATTAAAACACAAGTTTTTTTAGATGTATATTCATTGATAGTTTATTATTGATAATTAAGCAATAACTTATGTACTATCATATTATCTGTAAATCAATAGAATATATTAATTTGTACTCGTATAACTACGTAAATTTAAGATAATCTAAAATAAACTTTTTGTGATTTTAGATCATTTATATTGAGCATATTTTCAACTAATCTTTATAATTAACTAGCTTTTGATAAATTTTTTGTTGAGTTTGAAACTGGAAATTGACGCTCAGATAAAAAAAAACTATTATCTTAGTTAATGCAAGATTAAAGCATTGTATCTAAGTAATAATCTTGATTAAGATTATTCATAGTATTAGTTTTAAAACTAATTTTGTAAGAACTATTTTTCATTTTGGGCTATTAAAGATAAGTACAGCAAAAC
It contains:
- a CDS encoding AAA family ATPase, producing the protein MNQSFKNQKGYYLQSSPTVENTEGSLNYFDLTTTVVRRLPLIASITISMTALAFFKPRFFPPVYVASFELLPETINVETKVTSIDYIKDREKITEVELDDIQLKILKSPSTMSKAVESLQAKYPQLNYQELVKNLTVEFIRDSQNKKNVLSVSYEHSDKQQVSDVIKALTQTYLDYSANTRSEGIKRGIDVLDLQIPKVSKDVERLENKMQRLRDEYNFIDPDVSLTPIAERTQLINQEQDRVTSELQQMRLKLSNLERELSTQPTTAPTAIDLATPRYQGLLNQLREIDIKLSQKSTIYSDQNAEIQVLKEERQRIISLIEQAAEIIQQKLVNDIQTLENRQRLAQSESAKLRSQLKNWSTVSNDYTKFQQELDIAKTQLNEFTRKKETLLIDAAKQQSPWQLLAPAEEPQNNDISPNNRLLLGSSLGLLLGVGLALMLDKTQKTIYSSAKIEEITNLPVLGHIPYTPKRKQLSLFAATKGSTNFKRLPASDIYRDPDNTSNLAFPDFLSSSTEAFCSFAANLGLLNFTAESKYSEFDTSLKSIAITSAVSGEGKSTVALNLARATASMGRKVLLVDADLRSKVRLTESLGLESAIGLKNILSQHDPSLVSEHIQKSPFDDNLFVLSSGFNELMSYESSLLLASSGMYKLMEELKSNYDLVIYDLCALVGYADVNLLAGKTDGVILVTGLGKIDTTLLTKAVEQLKISNVPVLGIAVNDLVK